From Vibrio artabrorum, a single genomic window includes:
- the greA gene encoding transcription elongation factor GreA, protein MEKVPMTVRGAQQLRDELDRLLKLRPVISAAIGEARELGDLKENAEYHAAREEQGICEAQIRDIEYKLSLAQIIDVTQMDNTGKIIFGTTVTLVDVDTDEEFRYQIVSEDEADIKTGRISVKSPIARGLIGKMEGDEVHISTPGGDKDFEIDKVEYI, encoded by the coding sequence ATGGAAAAGGTTCCAATGACAGTACGCGGTGCTCAGCAGCTGCGTGACGAATTAGATCGCTTACTTAAGCTTCGCCCTGTTATCTCAGCAGCTATTGGTGAAGCTCGTGAACTTGGTGACTTGAAAGAGAATGCAGAATATCACGCTGCTCGTGAGGAGCAGGGGATCTGTGAAGCTCAAATTCGAGATATCGAATATAAGTTATCACTCGCTCAAATCATCGATGTCACTCAGATGGATAATACGGGTAAGATTATCTTTGGCACGACTGTTACTTTGGTTGATGTCGATACGGACGAAGAGTTCCGTTACCAAATCGTTTCTGAAGATGAAGCCGATATTAAAACTGGGCGAATTTCTGTGAAATCACCGATTGCGCGCGGTCTAATCGGTAAGATGGAAGGTGATGAAGTTCATATCTCTACTCCAGGTGGTGATAAAGACTTTGAAATCGACAAAGTAGAATATATCTAA
- a CDS encoding magnesium transporter: MTVMNNTFLSIEAQYSEQDIQAVSNAFQQYGREQQINLLNRMPLEDAVLVLGQCSLSTIQTLLSELEEQGFEKRSRHLAHQLGLIYSEVEPQQGYLSTGVMSHVRQRIGWIIALALLGIVSGLIIAQYEDILSQLVLLAIYMPVIAAAGGNTGTQAATLVIRALATGELQKRQWANVLWKELRVAICLALAIALVIIGRILLFSDSPSTGGHDINMIALAIAVALFIQVTLSTVLGGGLPIVARLFKLDPAVLVSPVLASIVDISGMWIYFTVVNAFLGIV, translated from the coding sequence ATGACGGTAATGAACAACACTTTTTTATCTATTGAAGCTCAGTACTCAGAGCAAGACATTCAAGCGGTATCGAATGCTTTTCAACAGTACGGACGCGAACAACAAATTAACCTTTTGAACCGAATGCCGCTCGAAGATGCGGTGTTAGTATTGGGGCAATGCTCTTTGAGTACAATTCAGACTTTACTTAGTGAGCTAGAAGAGCAGGGCTTTGAGAAGCGATCTCGACATCTCGCTCACCAACTCGGGCTGATCTACTCAGAGGTAGAGCCTCAGCAGGGCTATCTTTCTACTGGCGTCATGAGTCACGTCAGGCAGCGTATCGGTTGGATTATTGCGTTAGCACTATTAGGAATCGTCTCTGGGCTTATTATTGCTCAGTATGAAGACATTCTCAGTCAGTTGGTTCTTTTGGCAATCTACATGCCTGTGATTGCTGCTGCTGGTGGTAATACGGGAACACAAGCCGCAACTTTGGTGATCCGGGCTTTAGCTACCGGTGAGTTGCAGAAGCGCCAATGGGCCAACGTTCTGTGGAAAGAATTGAGAGTTGCTATCTGCTTAGCGCTTGCTATCGCTTTGGTGATAATAGGCCGGATCTTACTGTTCAGTGATAGCCCATCAACGGGAGGGCATGACATCAACATGATTGCCTTAGCGATAGCGGTAGCGCTGTTTATTCAGGTGACCTTATCAACCGTACTTGGCGGTGGATTGCCGATAGTCGCTAGGCTATTCAAGCTTGATCCTGCTGTGTTAGTGAGCCCTGTGCTGGCTTCGATAGTCGATATCTCAGGAATGTGGATCTACTTCACTGTAGTGAACGCATTCTTAGGCATCGTTTAA
- the rlmE gene encoding 23S rRNA (uridine(2552)-2'-O)-methyltransferase RlmE yields the protein MSKQKHSASSGRWLKEHFDDKYANEARKKGYRSRAYFKMEEIQAKDKLLSPAMTVVDLGAAPGGWSQYAAKIIGDSGQIIACDLLPMDPIAGVSFLQGDFREEAVLEALLDRIQPNMVDVVMSDMAPNIAGNNSVDQPRAMYLVELALDMCRQVLATNGSFVVKVFQGEGFDQYVKDVREMFKTVKVRKPDSSRARSREVFIVATGYKG from the coding sequence ATGAGTAAACAGAAACACTCGGCCAGTTCAGGTCGTTGGTTGAAGGAGCACTTCGACGACAAGTACGCAAATGAGGCGAGAAAGAAAGGCTATCGTTCGCGGGCTTATTTCAAAATGGAAGAGATTCAAGCAAAAGATAAATTGTTGTCTCCTGCGATGACCGTTGTGGATTTAGGGGCAGCACCTGGCGGTTGGTCTCAATATGCTGCTAAGATTATTGGTGATAGTGGACAAATCATTGCGTGTGACTTGTTGCCGATGGACCCTATCGCTGGTGTGAGCTTTTTACAAGGTGATTTCCGCGAAGAAGCCGTATTGGAAGCCTTACTGGATCGTATTCAACCTAATATGGTCGATGTGGTGATGTCAGATATGGCCCCTAACATTGCGGGAAATAACTCAGTAGACCAACCAAGAGCTATGTACTTGGTTGAATTAGCTTTGGATATGTGTCGACAAGTTCTAGCTACCAATGGTAGTTTTGTCGTTAAAGTATTCCAAGGCGAAGGGTTTGACCAATACGTCAAAGATGTCCGTGAGATGTTTAAAACGGTTAAGGTCAGGAAACCCGACTCTTCTAGGGCTCGATCTCGAGAAGTGTTTATCGTAGCCACTGGTTACAAAGGTTAA
- the yhbY gene encoding ribosome assembly RNA-binding protein YhbY, which translates to MNLSTKQKQHLKGLAHSLKPVVLMGANGLTEAVLAEIELALDHHELIKIKVASEDRETKQLIIDAIVRESKAEKVQTIGKVLVLFRQSEARKIEIPRK; encoded by the coding sequence ATGAACCTAAGTACCAAACAAAAGCAGCATCTAAAGGGCCTAGCTCACAGTTTAAAACCTGTCGTGCTAATGGGCGCAAATGGACTTACTGAAGCTGTTCTAGCGGAAATCGAATTAGCTCTAGACCACCACGAACTGATCAAAATTAAAGTTGCATCAGAAGACCGTGAGACTAAACAACTGATTATCGATGCCATTGTACGTGAATCTAAAGCAGAGAAAGTACAAACTATCGGTAAAGTTCTAGTACTGTTCCGTCAGTCAGAAGCTCGTAAAATCGAGATTCCACGCAAGTAA
- the dacB gene encoding serine-type D-Ala-D-Ala carboxypeptidase: MRLLSTLFLCSFSISIFSFNAFAYAPLDKLPNGSSTSVILESLNGDSNKMNFNSDGFYPPASTLKLVTALAAKLELGDDFHYTTSIARSGKDAVISFSGDPTLQREHLKSLLAQYAQSQSKSIKGNLYLDNSAFTGYQRAVGWPWDILGVCYSAPSSAMTLDSNCAQASIYTKDNGSTRIYIPAHYPIDVTTTAATVTRSGQKATQCDLELITTPDNTYTLSGCLVERNKPLPLKFAIQNPELYTYQVVTSLLQELRIEVKGDVILGKKDKSDKTSLVASHNSEKLPELLDIMLKKSDNLIADNLTKTLGATFYVQPGSFNNGTEAIKQILQTKTNIDLSQAQLVDGSGLSRNNRIRSQTMAQVLRYIWANDQRLNLIKAMPISGVSGTLKYRQSMRKAPIQGNIIAKSGSLYGSHNMAGFGLDKAGNPSSLFVQFVRDYFPEEQDPDKPVEAPITQFERAFYKDVVEFSQTQNKSK; encoded by the coding sequence ATGCGCCTTCTATCCACACTGTTTCTCTGTAGTTTTTCCATTAGCATTTTCTCATTCAACGCGTTCGCTTACGCCCCGCTAGATAAATTACCTAATGGCAGTAGCACAAGTGTAATTTTGGAATCCCTGAATGGGGATTCCAATAAAATGAATTTTAACAGTGATGGTTTTTATCCCCCCGCCAGCACATTAAAGCTCGTCACCGCTTTGGCAGCCAAATTAGAGTTGGGGGATGACTTTCACTACACAACCAGCATTGCTCGTTCAGGTAAAGACGCCGTCATTTCGTTCAGTGGTGACCCAACACTACAGCGAGAACATCTGAAAAGCCTTCTAGCTCAATATGCTCAATCACAATCTAAATCGATCAAAGGTAACCTGTATCTTGATAACTCAGCTTTTACTGGCTATCAACGCGCAGTGGGGTGGCCTTGGGATATTCTCGGTGTTTGTTACAGCGCACCTTCGAGTGCGATGACCTTAGACAGCAACTGCGCACAAGCCTCTATTTACACAAAAGATAACGGCAGCACCCGGATTTATATTCCCGCTCACTATCCGATAGACGTGACCACCACGGCCGCCACGGTCACTCGCTCAGGGCAGAAGGCCACACAATGCGACTTAGAGCTCATCACCACACCAGATAACACATACACGCTCTCTGGTTGCTTAGTGGAGCGCAACAAGCCGCTCCCCCTTAAGTTTGCAATTCAAAACCCAGAGCTTTACACCTATCAAGTCGTCACATCGCTTCTTCAAGAACTGAGAATAGAAGTAAAAGGCGATGTGATCCTTGGTAAAAAAGACAAATCGGATAAGACCTCGTTAGTCGCCAGTCACAACTCAGAAAAACTACCCGAACTGCTCGATATCATGCTCAAGAAATCAGATAACCTGATCGCTGATAACCTAACTAAAACACTGGGTGCGACGTTTTATGTTCAGCCTGGAAGTTTCAATAACGGAACCGAAGCGATAAAGCAGATATTACAAACCAAGACCAATATAGATCTAAGTCAGGCGCAGTTGGTCGACGGTTCTGGGCTGTCTAGAAATAACCGAATAAGATCACAAACCATGGCTCAAGTGCTGCGTTACATCTGGGCTAACGATCAACGACTCAATTTAATTAAGGCAATGCCAATCTCTGGAGTGAGTGGCACCCTCAAATATCGACAAAGCATGCGAAAGGCGCCGATCCAAGGCAATATTATTGCGAAGAGTGGGTCTTTGTACGGCAGCCATAATATGGCCGGTTTTGGTTTAGATAAAGCGGGCAATCCAAGTTCTCTATTTGTGCAGTTTGTTCGCGATTATTTCCCAGAAGAACAAGATCCAGACAAACCAGTAGAAGCACCGATCACCCAGTTTGAGCGTGCTTTCTACAAAGATGTGGTCGAGTTCAGTCAAACACAAAACAAATCTAAGTAA
- the glmM gene encoding phosphoglucosamine mutase has translation MSDKRRYFGTDGVRGKVGQYPITPDFVLKLGWAAGRVLAKQGTKKVIIGKDTRISGYMLESALEAGLAAAGLQATFTGPMPTPAVAYLTQTFRAEAGIVISASHNPYYDNGIKFFSSEGTKLPDDIELAIEAELDKDIECVDSFELGKAVRLNDAAGRYIEFCKSTFPNQMTLAGMKIVVDCAHGATYHIAPSVFKELGAEVIAIGVEPNGTNINHEVGATDVRALQAKVVEEKAALGLGFDGDGDRIIMVDELGNKVDGDQIAYIIARDALRRGELKGGVVGTLMTNLGMENGLKQLGIPFVRAAVGDRYVMEQLLAKGWKIGAENSGHVILLDKVTTGDAIVAALQVLASVVDSEMTLNELSQGMTLYPQVLENVRFSGDSNPLEAEAVKAAVVEVEAELGDKGRVLLRKSGTEPLLRVMVEGEDAELVQMSALKIADAVKANC, from the coding sequence ATGTCTGATAAAAGACGTTACTTCGGCACAGATGGTGTGCGTGGCAAGGTTGGTCAGTACCCAATTACACCGGATTTTGTCCTCAAGCTTGGTTGGGCTGCAGGGCGTGTTCTCGCGAAGCAGGGCACCAAGAAAGTGATCATTGGTAAGGACACTCGTATCTCTGGTTATATGTTGGAATCAGCTTTAGAGGCGGGTCTTGCTGCTGCGGGGCTGCAAGCTACGTTTACTGGCCCAATGCCGACACCTGCTGTCGCCTACCTGACACAAACGTTCCGCGCTGAGGCTGGGATTGTTATCTCTGCTTCACATAATCCTTACTATGATAACGGTATCAAGTTCTTCTCTTCTGAGGGGACGAAGTTGCCAGACGATATCGAGTTAGCAATCGAAGCAGAACTGGATAAAGATATCGAATGTGTTGATTCATTCGAGCTCGGTAAAGCGGTACGTTTAAACGATGCCGCGGGTCGTTACATTGAATTCTGTAAAAGTACATTCCCAAATCAGATGACGCTGGCAGGAATGAAGATTGTTGTCGATTGTGCTCATGGTGCGACTTACCATATTGCCCCGTCTGTATTTAAAGAGTTGGGCGCTGAGGTTATTGCGATTGGTGTTGAGCCAAACGGTACTAATATCAACCACGAAGTTGGTGCGACGGATGTGCGTGCCCTGCAAGCAAAAGTGGTTGAAGAGAAAGCGGCCTTAGGCCTTGGCTTTGATGGTGACGGCGACCGTATCATCATGGTTGACGAGCTGGGCAACAAAGTGGATGGCGACCAAATCGCGTACATCATTGCACGTGATGCATTGCGCCGCGGTGAGTTGAAAGGCGGCGTTGTTGGTACGCTCATGACCAACCTTGGTATGGAAAACGGCCTTAAGCAGTTAGGCATTCCGTTTGTACGTGCTGCTGTTGGTGACCGTTACGTAATGGAACAGCTTCTTGCTAAAGGCTGGAAGATCGGTGCAGAGAACTCTGGCCACGTTATTCTATTGGATAAAGTGACCACGGGGGATGCTATCGTTGCTGCACTTCAAGTCTTAGCTTCTGTTGTTGATAGCGAAATGACCCTAAACGAGTTGTCTCAGGGCATGACGTTATACCCGCAAGTTTTGGAAAATGTACGTTTCAGCGGTGATTCAAACCCATTAGAAGCCGAAGCGGTGAAAGCAGCGGTTGTTGAAGTGGAAGCGGAACTGGGTGATAAAGGCCGTGTACTATTGCGTAAATCAGGCACTGAGCCACTGCTACGTGTCATGGTTGAAGGCGAAGATGCAGAGCTTGTTCAAATGTCTGCACTTAAGATCGCTGATGCGGTAAAAGCAAACTGCTAA
- the tyrS gene encoding tyrosine--tRNA ligase produces the protein MASIEAALAEIKRGVEELIPEDELIAKLKEGRPLRIKLGADPTAPDIHLGHTVIFNKLRAFQELGHEVTFLIGDFTAMVGDPSGKNSTRPPLSREDVLKNAETYKEQVFKILDPAKTQIRFNSEWLSELGAEGMIRLASNQTVARMLERDDFKKRYAGGQPIAIHEFMYPLLQGHDSVALESDVELGGTDQKFNLLMGRELQKAAGQKPQAVLMMPLLVGLDGVKKMSKSAHNYIGISEAPSEMFGKIMSISDDLMWSYYELLSFRPLEEVAELKAGVDAGKNPRDVKVLLAKEIIARFHSEADAEAAEQEFVNRFAKNQVPDEMPEFEFEAGLPIANVLKEAGLVNSTSDAMRMIKQGAAKLEGEKIEDSKFVPEAGTAVYQVGKRKFARITIK, from the coding sequence ATGGCGAGTATTGAAGCAGCACTAGCCGAGATCAAACGTGGCGTGGAAGAACTGATTCCAGAAGACGAACTGATTGCGAAACTAAAAGAAGGTCGTCCTTTACGCATTAAGCTGGGTGCCGATCCAACCGCTCCAGATATCCACCTAGGCCATACGGTTATCTTTAACAAGCTTCGTGCTTTCCAAGAGCTTGGTCATGAGGTGACATTCCTTATCGGTGATTTCACGGCAATGGTCGGTGATCCATCTGGTAAAAACTCAACACGTCCACCGCTAAGCCGTGAAGACGTATTGAAGAATGCTGAAACTTACAAAGAGCAAGTATTCAAGATTTTAGATCCTGCGAAAACGCAAATTCGTTTCAACTCTGAATGGCTATCTGAGCTTGGTGCTGAAGGCATGATTCGTCTTGCTTCTAACCAAACGGTTGCTCGTATGCTTGAGCGTGATGATTTCAAAAAGCGTTACGCTGGCGGTCAACCGATCGCAATCCACGAATTCATGTACCCACTTTTACAAGGTCACGACTCTGTTGCACTAGAGAGCGACGTTGAGCTTGGCGGCACTGACCAGAAGTTTAACCTGCTAATGGGTCGTGAATTGCAAAAAGCGGCCGGTCAAAAACCACAAGCGGTACTGATGATGCCACTACTTGTTGGGCTAGACGGCGTTAAGAAGATGTCTAAGTCTGCGCACAACTACATCGGTATCAGCGAAGCACCAAGCGAGATGTTTGGTAAGATCATGTCTATCTCTGACGATCTGATGTGGAGCTACTACGAGCTACTGTCTTTCCGTCCTCTTGAAGAAGTAGCGGAACTGAAAGCTGGCGTTGATGCAGGCAAAAACCCGCGTGACGTTAAAGTACTGCTAGCGAAAGAGATCATCGCTCGTTTCCACAGTGAAGCGGATGCTGAAGCGGCTGAGCAAGAGTTCGTTAACCGTTTTGCTAAGAATCAAGTTCCTGATGAAATGCCTGAATTTGAATTCGAAGCAGGCTTACCGATTGCCAACGTGCTAAAAGAAGCGGGTCTTGTAAACTCGACTTCTGATGCGATGCGTATGATCAAGCAAGGCGCGGCTAAGCTTGAAGGCGAAAAGATTGAAGACAGCAAATTTGTACCTGAAGCGGGTACGGCGGTTTACCAAGTTGGTAAGCGTAAGTTTGCTCGTATTACTATCAAGTAA
- a CDS encoding porin codes for MNKTMIALAVSAAALATGANASELYNQDGTTLDMGGRAEARLSMKDGKAQDNSRVRLNFLGQVEIQDGLYGVGFYEGEFTTADNADGSDLDNRYTYAGLGGTFGEVTYGKNDGALGVITDFTDIMAYHGNSAADKIAVADRTDNMLSYKGQFQDLSVKASYRFADREDSKLNGSGYTDNSQDGYSLSGIYAIGETGVKLGAGYADQDKNNEYMLSGSYTMGDLYFAGVFTDGEKDFDGQYDSTTASSIGSKFSGVQDYTGYELAAAYTLGQTVFTTTYNNAETGSDTSADNIAIDTTYYFKPNFRGYVSYNFNLLDANDTLGTSTVGKKGAEDEVAVGLRYDF; via the coding sequence ATGAACAAAACGATGATCGCTTTGGCAGTTTCTGCCGCTGCTCTTGCTACTGGAGCTAACGCCTCAGAACTGTACAACCAAGACGGTACGACTCTAGACATGGGCGGCCGCGCTGAAGCTCGTCTATCGATGAAAGATGGTAAAGCACAAGACAACTCTCGTGTCCGCCTTAACTTCTTAGGTCAAGTTGAAATCCAAGATGGCCTATACGGTGTCGGTTTCTACGAAGGGGAATTCACTACTGCTGACAATGCTGACGGCTCTGACCTAGATAACCGTTACACTTACGCTGGTCTAGGCGGTACATTCGGTGAAGTAACTTACGGTAAAAACGACGGTGCGCTAGGCGTGATCACAGACTTCACTGATATCATGGCTTACCACGGTAACTCAGCTGCAGACAAAATTGCTGTCGCTGACCGTACCGACAACATGCTTTCATACAAAGGTCAATTCCAAGATCTAAGCGTTAAAGCGAGCTACCGTTTCGCAGACCGTGAAGATTCAAAGCTAAATGGATCTGGTTACACAGATAACTCTCAAGACGGCTACTCACTTTCTGGTATCTACGCGATTGGCGAAACGGGCGTTAAGCTAGGTGCAGGTTACGCAGACCAAGATAAGAACAATGAATACATGCTTTCTGGTTCTTACACAATGGGTGACCTATACTTCGCTGGTGTATTCACTGATGGTGAAAAAGACTTTGATGGGCAATATGACTCTACAACCGCTTCAAGCATTGGTAGTAAGTTCTCAGGAGTTCAAGACTACACGGGTTATGAATTAGCCGCCGCTTACACACTAGGCCAAACGGTATTCACCACTACGTACAATAACGCAGAAACGGGTAGCGACACATCTGCAGATAACATCGCCATCGATACGACCTACTACTTCAAGCCTAACTTCCGTGGCTATGTTTCTTACAACTTCAACCTGCTGGACGCAAATGATACTCTAGGTACAAGCACAGTAGGCAAGAAAGGTGCTGAAGACGAAGTGGCTGTAGGTCTACGTTACGACTTCTAA
- the folP gene encoding dihydropteroate synthase, whose protein sequence is MILKANNKTLVLDRPHVMGILNVTPDSFSDGGKFNSLDKALQQAERMIQAGVSIIDIGGESTRPGAPEVSLEEELARVIPAIQAIRAKFDVWISIDTSKAEVMRQAVEAGADLINDVRALQEPGALEAAANANVPICLMHMKGQPRTMQANPSYDDVLTDVEDFLRERVDACEAIGISKEQLILDPGFGFGKTIEHNYHLLAHLDKLHALGLPILAGMSRKSMIFKLLDKAPVDCMVASVTCATIAAMKGAQIIRVHDVDETLEAMKIIEVMNNNHSCN, encoded by the coding sequence ATGATATTAAAAGCAAACAATAAAACGCTCGTTTTAGACCGCCCACATGTAATGGGTATACTTAATGTCACGCCAGATTCTTTTTCAGATGGCGGTAAATTTAATTCGTTAGACAAGGCGTTACAGCAAGCGGAACGAATGATTCAAGCTGGTGTCAGCATCATTGATATTGGTGGTGAATCGACTCGTCCGGGAGCGCCTGAGGTCTCTTTAGAAGAAGAACTCGCTCGTGTTATCCCAGCGATTCAAGCCATTCGCGCTAAGTTTGATGTTTGGATCTCTATTGATACCAGCAAAGCGGAAGTAATGCGTCAAGCCGTTGAGGCTGGTGCTGATTTGATCAATGACGTGCGTGCTTTACAAGAACCTGGAGCCTTAGAGGCAGCCGCTAACGCGAATGTCCCAATTTGCTTGATGCACATGAAAGGTCAACCTAGAACCATGCAAGCGAATCCCAGCTATGATGACGTGTTAACTGATGTGGAAGACTTTTTGAGAGAAAGAGTGGACGCGTGTGAGGCTATAGGCATATCAAAAGAGCAACTTATCCTAGACCCCGGTTTTGGTTTTGGTAAAACGATCGAACATAATTATCATCTATTAGCACATCTTGATAAACTTCACGCATTAGGGTTGCCAATCTTAGCGGGAATGTCGAGAAAATCGATGATCTTTAAGTTGTTAGACAAGGCTCCTGTGGATTGCATGGTAGCCAGTGTTACTTGTGCCACGATTGCCGCTATGAAAGGTGCTCAAATTATTCGTGTTCACGACGTTGACGAAACGTTGGAAGCGATGAAGATAATTGAAGTGATGAATAACAATCACTCATGTAATTAA
- the ftsH gene encoding ATP-dependent zinc metalloprotease FtsH, which translates to MAKNLILWLVIAVVLMSVFQSFGPGESNGRAVDYTTFVQEVGQGQIQDAQFNNSEITFTRSGGGGKFVTYMPVYDQKLLDDLINQNVKVQGTPPEEQSLLGTIFISWFPMILLIGVWIFFMRQMQGGGGGKGAMSFGKSKARMMSEEQIKTMFADVAGCDEAKEDVKELVDYLRDPSRFQKLGGKIPTGILLVGPPGTGKTLLAKAIAGEAKVPFFTISGSDFVEMFVGVGASRVRDMFEQAKKAAPCIIFIDEIDAVGRQRGAGVGGGHDEREQTLNQMLVEMDGFEGNEGIIVIAATNRPDVLDPALLRPGRFDRQVVVGLPDVRGREQILKVHMRKVPLSGDVEPSLIARGTPGFSGADLANLVNEAALFAARGNKRNVSMVEFELAKDKIMMGAERRSMVMSEEVKESTAYHEAGHAIVGRLVPEHDPVYKVSIIPRGRALGVTMYLPEQDRVSMSRQHLESMISSLYGGRLAEELIYGKEKVSTGASNDIERATDIARKMVTQWGFSEKLGPLLYAEEEGEVFLGRGMSQAKHVSDDTTKLIDEEIRILIDRNYDRARKILEENMDIMHSMKDALMKFETIDAGQIDDLMERKDDIREPAGWGDQAKAEPAKEEAKPEVKAEDAKAEPKAEESKVEDVKSDSDDVENKDS; encoded by the coding sequence ATGGCAAAAAATTTAATTCTGTGGCTTGTTATCGCTGTAGTGTTGATGTCGGTATTCCAGAGTTTCGGCCCTGGGGAAAGTAACGGCAGAGCAGTAGATTACACCACGTTTGTACAGGAAGTTGGCCAAGGCCAGATTCAAGACGCACAGTTCAATAACAGCGAAATCACTTTCACACGTAGTGGCGGTGGTGGTAAGTTTGTGACTTACATGCCTGTTTATGACCAAAAGCTACTTGATGACTTGATTAATCAAAACGTAAAAGTTCAGGGGACACCACCGGAAGAGCAGAGCTTACTTGGCACTATCTTCATCTCTTGGTTCCCTATGATCTTACTGATTGGTGTATGGATTTTCTTCATGCGTCAAATGCAAGGCGGTGGCGGCGGTAAAGGCGCAATGTCGTTTGGTAAGAGCAAAGCTCGCATGATGAGCGAAGAACAAATCAAAACGATGTTTGCGGACGTTGCCGGTTGTGACGAAGCAAAAGAAGACGTTAAAGAATTGGTTGATTACCTTCGTGACCCAAGTCGATTCCAAAAACTAGGTGGTAAGATCCCGACAGGTATCCTGTTGGTTGGTCCTCCTGGTACGGGTAAGACATTGCTTGCAAAAGCGATTGCTGGTGAAGCGAAAGTACCGTTCTTTACTATCTCGGGTTCTGACTTCGTAGAAATGTTTGTTGGTGTTGGTGCATCTCGTGTGCGTGACATGTTCGAACAAGCGAAGAAAGCCGCGCCGTGTATCATCTTTATCGATGAAATCGATGCGGTAGGTCGTCAACGTGGTGCTGGTGTTGGTGGTGGTCACGACGAACGTGAACAAACACTGAACCAAATGCTCGTTGAGATGGATGGTTTCGAAGGTAACGAAGGTATTATCGTTATCGCTGCGACCAACCGTCCAGATGTACTCGATCCAGCACTACTTCGTCCTGGTCGTTTTGACCGTCAAGTTGTGGTTGGTCTACCGGATGTACGTGGTCGTGAACAAATTCTTAAAGTGCACATGCGTAAAGTGCCACTATCAGGTGATGTTGAACCGTCTCTGATCGCTCGTGGTACACCTGGTTTCTCTGGTGCAGATCTGGCGAACCTTGTGAACGAAGCGGCTCTATTTGCAGCTCGTGGTAACAAGCGCAATGTCTCTATGGTTGAGTTTGAACTTGCTAAAGACAAAATCATGATGGGTGCTGAGCGCCGTTCCATGGTGATGTCTGAGGAAGTAAAAGAGTCAACGGCTTACCACGAAGCAGGTCACGCAATTGTTGGTCGTTTGGTGCCTGAACACGATCCAGTGTACAAAGTATCAATCATTCCACGTGGTCGTGCGCTTGGTGTAACCATGTACTTGCCAGAACAAGATCGTGTGAGCATGTCTCGCCAACACCTAGAGTCTATGATTTCTAGTTTGTACGGTGGTCGTCTTGCTGAAGAACTTATCTACGGTAAGGAGAAAGTGTCGACGGGTGCGTCTAACGATATCGAACGTGCAACGGATATTGCTCGTAAGATGGTGACGCAATGGGGCTTCTCTGAAAAACTTGGTCCTCTTCTCTATGCTGAAGAAGAAGGTGAAGTTTTCCTAGGTCGTGGTATGAGTCAAGCGAAGCATGTTTCGGATGACACGACTAAGCTGATCGATGAAGAAATTCGAATTCTAATTGATCGCAACTACGACCGTGCACGCAAGATTCTTGAAGAGAACATGGATATCATGCACTCGATGAAAGATGCGTTGATGAAGTTTGAAACGATTGATGCAGGTCAGATTGATGACTTGATGGAGCGTAAAGACGACATTCGTGAACCAGCTGGTTGGGGTGATCAGGCAAAAGCTGAACCTGCAAAGGAAGAGGCAAAACCTGAAGTTAAGGCAGAAGACGCCAAAGCGGAACCAAAAGCTGAAGAGTCGAAAGTTGAAGACGTTAAATCTGACTCAGATGACGTTGAAAATAAAGATTCTTAA